A part of Neovison vison isolate M4711 chromosome 6, ASM_NN_V1, whole genome shotgun sequence genomic DNA contains:
- the ZFR2 gene encoding zinc finger RNA-binding protein 2 isoform X1, whose translation MATSDCSGFAWGAGPQYSTGPPMAFPLPTSGASLSTGPAAGMGPAVTPPFPTAALPPRPVPPAGYGGYQLHSSPPQEPAPASTMAPSYQDSYSYGPPTDAGSYSSFENKQYYLPAASQPQLTATACQPGTKGPSVQPSGGCSQAQPLQPAATASAGQPPDAPALSYAGNYTYPLATAALPMASVSPLPSCAPTSYSPTSAPDTGPAYPSYEAAVHSAAGPQGPPPLSLQLPPPPQLPFPLPTPPGSLWGSPGSSLRASSATGSLSGKLLAPPKAQKAKGGPREPPLHYCDICKISCAGPQTYREHLEGQKHKKKAAAQKSGTQASGGLGGVQGRPRCGLCAVSCTGADAYAAHIRGARHQKVLKLHTKLGKPIPAIEPVPGDSSSAQATRTSQPAPLTAESPPAGSAKPTAPAGPSACTPSKPALTKRPAAWKATSAGPSKPQAVGSRAPEGKRAHPAPDGLGGPPARGDSAEASGSCAAQPVGPGYVEEVRNEEGKVVRFQCSLCECSVGNATARDTHVRGRRHRLQYKKKVNPDLPIAVKPSHRARKLLEARLRKQRQLSRQQLEEMRRWRQELCRRRLEEGPQAPDEQPGPSSPDQHSPSLASRPGAPPGSPLSARRPESSDDRHVLWKHAAIYPTEEELLAVQKAVSHSERALKLVSDVLAEENSGSPVHAGGEHSGGSPSARVLKGVMRVGLLAKGLLLRGDRKVRLTLLCSQKPTRALLQRISEHLPQQLPMVTEDKYEVSSDSEDNIIISSCEEPGMRVSVSVTSPLMREDPSMEQEGMQVPPPDPGDVLSREKSLRALAALRHAKWFQARASGLQPCVIVLRVLRDLCRRVPAWGALPHWAMELLAEKALSSASGPLSPGDGMRRVLECVASGTLLADGPGLQDPCERDQRDALGAMTRQQREDLTASAQHALRLLAFRQIHAVLGTEPLPPPRSRPGPRFRKRLREASAAPEGDVQRKQGRPGEEGPA comes from the exons CACCGGGCCTCCGATggcctttcccctccccacctcggGAGCCAGCCTCTCAACGGGACCCGCTGCTGGAATGGGTCCCGCTGTGACCCCACCGTTTCCCACGGCTGCCCTGCCCCCCAGGCCTGTCCCCCCAGCGGGGTATGGCGGATACCAGCTCCACTCAAGCCCGCCCCAGGAGCCCGCCCCGGCGTCCACCATGGCTCCCTCCTACCAG GACAGTTACAGCTACGGACCTCCGACAGATGCTGGAAGCTACAGTAGCTTCGAGAACAAACAGTATTACCTGCCCGCTGCCAGCCAGCCTCAGCTCACGGCCACGGCCTGCCAGCCAG GGACTAAAGGACCTTCTGTCCAGCCCAGTGGAGGGTGCAGCCAAGCGCAGCCCCTACAGCCCGCGGCCACCGCCTCGGCAGGGCAGCCACCCGACGCCCCAGCCTTGAGCTACGCCGGGAACTACACCTACCCGCTGGCGACCGCCGCTCTGCCCATGGCCTCTGTCTCCCCGCTGCCTTCCTGTGCCCCGACCTCCTACAGCCCCACCTCTGCCCCGGACACGG GACCTGCCTACCCGAGCTATGAAGCAGCAGTGCACTCGGCAGCCGGTCCTCAGGGTCCCCCACCGCTGTCCCTCCAGCTGCCACCGCCTCCCCAGctgcccttcccactccccacacccccaggctccctgtggggcaGCCCCGGAAGCAGTCTCAGGGCCAGCTCTGCCACCGGCAGCCTCTCTGGAAAGCTTCTGGCGCCTCCCAAGGCGCAGAAAGCCAAGGGTGGCCCCAGGGAGCCCCCACTTCACTACTGTGACATCTGTAAGATCAGCTGTGCTGGTCCCCAG ACCTACCGTGAGCACCTGGAGGGGCAGAAGCACAAGAAGAAAGCGGCGGCCCAGAAGTCGGGCACCCAGGCCAGTGGCGGCCTGGGCGGGGTGCAGGGGAGGCCGCGCTGCGGGCTCTGTGCCGTGTCGTGCACAGGGGCAGATGCCTACGCCGCTCACATCCGGGGAGCCAGGCACCAGAAG GTCTTGAAGCTACACACGAAGTTGGGCAAGCCCATCCCTGCCATAGAACCCGTGCCCGGGGACTCCAGCTCGGCCCAGGCCACCCGCACCAGCCAGCCGGCCCCGCTCACCGCGGAGAGTCCCCCCGCGGGCTCTGCCAAGCCCACAGCCCCTGCCGGTCCCAGCGCGTGCACCCCGAGCAAGCCAGCACTGACCAAGAGACCGGCGGCTTGGAAGGCCACGAGTGCGG GGCCTTCCAAGCCGCAGGCAGTGGGCAGCAGGGCCCCAGAGGGCAAACGGGCACACCCCGCACCAGATGGGCTTGGAGGTCCACCTGCCCGAGGAGACTCCGcagaagcttctggaagctgTGCCGCGCAGCCAGTGGGCCCCGGCTACGTGGAAGAG GTGCGCAACGAGGAAGGCAAAGTGGTCCGGTTCCAGTGCAGCCTGTGCGAGTGCAGTGTCGGGAACGCCACCGCCAGGGACACGCACGTGAGGGGCCGGCGGCACCGGCTGCAGTACAAG AAAAAAGTGAACCCAGACCTCCCGATCGCAGTGAAGCCCAGCCACAGAGCTCGGAAGCTTCTGGAAGCCAGgctgaggaagcagaggcagcTGAGCAGGCAGCAGCTGGAGGAGATGCGGCGCTG GCGCCAGGAGCTGTGCAGGAGGCGACTGGAGGAGGGGCCTCAGGCCCCCGATGAGCAGCCTGGACCCTCTTCGCCCGACCAGCACTCTCCTTCCCTCGCCAGCAGGCCGGGGGCACCGCCCGGCTCACCTCTG TCCGCACGGCGGCCGGAGTCCAGCGATGACCGGCACGTCCTGTGGAAGCACGCGGCCATCTACCCCACGGAGGAAGAGCTCCTGGCCGTGCAGAAGGCCGTCTCCCACTCGGAGCGCGCCCTCAAGCTGGTGTCCGACGTGCTGGCCGAGGAGAACTCTGGAAGCCCAGTGCACGCGGGCGGTGAGCACAG TGGTGGCTCCCCCTCTGCGCGGGTCCTGAAGGGCGTGATGCGGGTTGGCCTTCTGGCAAAGGGCCTTCTGCTGCGGGGGGACAGGAAGGTGCGGCTGACCCTGCTGTGCTCGCAGAAGCCCACGCGTGCCCTGCTGCAGAGAATCTCGGAGCACCTGCCCCAGCAGCTCCCG ATGGTGACAGAAGACAAGTACGAGGTCTCCTCTGACTCCGAAGACAACATCATCATTTCCTCCTGTGAGGAGCCTGGAATGAGGGTCTCTGTGTCAGTCACCTCGCCCCTGATGCGGGAGGACCCTTCCATGGAACAAG AGGGAATGCAGGTGCCTCCGCCCGACCCAGGCGACGTCCTGAGCCGGGAGAAGAGCCTCCGGGCGCTGGCCGCCCTCCGCCACGCCAAGTGGTTCCAG GCTCGTGCCAGCGGCCTGCAGCCGTGCGTGATTGTGCTCAGGGTCCTCCGTGACCTCTGCCGGCGTGTGCCCGCCTGGGGGGCCCTTCCGCACTGG GCCATGGAGCTGCTGGCGGAGAAGGCTCTGAGCAGTGCGTCGGGGCCCCTCAGTCCTGGGGACGGCATGAGGCGTGTCCTGGAGTGTGTGGCCTCAGGGACACTCCTGGCAG ACGGGCCCGGGCTCCAGGATCCCTGCGAGAGAGACCAGAGGGACGCCCTTGGGGCCATGACACGGCAGCAGCGCGAGGACCTCACGGCCAGTGCCCAG CACGCCCTGCGCTTGCTGGCCTTCCGGCAGATCCACGCGGTCCTGGGCACGGAGCCTCTGCCGCCCCCCAGAAGCCGGCCGGGGCCGCGTTTCCGCAAGAGGCTGCGGGAGGCGAGTGCGGCCCCCGAGGGTGACGTCCAGAGGAAGCAGGGCCGGCCGGGCGAAGAGGGGCCCGCGTGA
- the ZFR2 gene encoding zinc finger RNA-binding protein 2 isoform X2: MAFPLPTSGASLSTGPAAGMGPAVTPPFPTAALPPRPVPPAGYGGYQLHSSPPQEPAPASTMAPSYQDSYSYGPPTDAGSYSSFENKQYYLPAASQPQLTATACQPGTKGPSVQPSGGCSQAQPLQPAATASAGQPPDAPALSYAGNYTYPLATAALPMASVSPLPSCAPTSYSPTSAPDTGPAYPSYEAAVHSAAGPQGPPPLSLQLPPPPQLPFPLPTPPGSLWGSPGSSLRASSATGSLSGKLLAPPKAQKAKGGPREPPLHYCDICKISCAGPQTYREHLEGQKHKKKAAAQKSGTQASGGLGGVQGRPRCGLCAVSCTGADAYAAHIRGARHQKVLKLHTKLGKPIPAIEPVPGDSSSAQATRTSQPAPLTAESPPAGSAKPTAPAGPSACTPSKPALTKRPAAWKATSAGPSKPQAVGSRAPEGKRAHPAPDGLGGPPARGDSAEASGSCAAQPVGPGYVEEVRNEEGKVVRFQCSLCECSVGNATARDTHVRGRRHRLQYKKKVNPDLPIAVKPSHRARKLLEARLRKQRQLSRQQLEEMRRWRQELCRRRLEEGPQAPDEQPGPSSPDQHSPSLASRPGAPPGSPLSARRPESSDDRHVLWKHAAIYPTEEELLAVQKAVSHSERALKLVSDVLAEENSGSPVHAGGEHSGGSPSARVLKGVMRVGLLAKGLLLRGDRKVRLTLLCSQKPTRALLQRISEHLPQQLPMVTEDKYEVSSDSEDNIIISSCEEPGMRVSVSVTSPLMREDPSMEQEGMQVPPPDPGDVLSREKSLRALAALRHAKWFQARASGLQPCVIVLRVLRDLCRRVPAWGALPHWAMELLAEKALSSASGPLSPGDGMRRVLECVASGTLLADGPGLQDPCERDQRDALGAMTRQQREDLTASAQHALRLLAFRQIHAVLGTEPLPPPRSRPGPRFRKRLREASAAPEGDVQRKQGRPGEEGPA; the protein is encoded by the exons ATggcctttcccctccccacctcggGAGCCAGCCTCTCAACGGGACCCGCTGCTGGAATGGGTCCCGCTGTGACCCCACCGTTTCCCACGGCTGCCCTGCCCCCCAGGCCTGTCCCCCCAGCGGGGTATGGCGGATACCAGCTCCACTCAAGCCCGCCCCAGGAGCCCGCCCCGGCGTCCACCATGGCTCCCTCCTACCAG GACAGTTACAGCTACGGACCTCCGACAGATGCTGGAAGCTACAGTAGCTTCGAGAACAAACAGTATTACCTGCCCGCTGCCAGCCAGCCTCAGCTCACGGCCACGGCCTGCCAGCCAG GGACTAAAGGACCTTCTGTCCAGCCCAGTGGAGGGTGCAGCCAAGCGCAGCCCCTACAGCCCGCGGCCACCGCCTCGGCAGGGCAGCCACCCGACGCCCCAGCCTTGAGCTACGCCGGGAACTACACCTACCCGCTGGCGACCGCCGCTCTGCCCATGGCCTCTGTCTCCCCGCTGCCTTCCTGTGCCCCGACCTCCTACAGCCCCACCTCTGCCCCGGACACGG GACCTGCCTACCCGAGCTATGAAGCAGCAGTGCACTCGGCAGCCGGTCCTCAGGGTCCCCCACCGCTGTCCCTCCAGCTGCCACCGCCTCCCCAGctgcccttcccactccccacacccccaggctccctgtggggcaGCCCCGGAAGCAGTCTCAGGGCCAGCTCTGCCACCGGCAGCCTCTCTGGAAAGCTTCTGGCGCCTCCCAAGGCGCAGAAAGCCAAGGGTGGCCCCAGGGAGCCCCCACTTCACTACTGTGACATCTGTAAGATCAGCTGTGCTGGTCCCCAG ACCTACCGTGAGCACCTGGAGGGGCAGAAGCACAAGAAGAAAGCGGCGGCCCAGAAGTCGGGCACCCAGGCCAGTGGCGGCCTGGGCGGGGTGCAGGGGAGGCCGCGCTGCGGGCTCTGTGCCGTGTCGTGCACAGGGGCAGATGCCTACGCCGCTCACATCCGGGGAGCCAGGCACCAGAAG GTCTTGAAGCTACACACGAAGTTGGGCAAGCCCATCCCTGCCATAGAACCCGTGCCCGGGGACTCCAGCTCGGCCCAGGCCACCCGCACCAGCCAGCCGGCCCCGCTCACCGCGGAGAGTCCCCCCGCGGGCTCTGCCAAGCCCACAGCCCCTGCCGGTCCCAGCGCGTGCACCCCGAGCAAGCCAGCACTGACCAAGAGACCGGCGGCTTGGAAGGCCACGAGTGCGG GGCCTTCCAAGCCGCAGGCAGTGGGCAGCAGGGCCCCAGAGGGCAAACGGGCACACCCCGCACCAGATGGGCTTGGAGGTCCACCTGCCCGAGGAGACTCCGcagaagcttctggaagctgTGCCGCGCAGCCAGTGGGCCCCGGCTACGTGGAAGAG GTGCGCAACGAGGAAGGCAAAGTGGTCCGGTTCCAGTGCAGCCTGTGCGAGTGCAGTGTCGGGAACGCCACCGCCAGGGACACGCACGTGAGGGGCCGGCGGCACCGGCTGCAGTACAAG AAAAAAGTGAACCCAGACCTCCCGATCGCAGTGAAGCCCAGCCACAGAGCTCGGAAGCTTCTGGAAGCCAGgctgaggaagcagaggcagcTGAGCAGGCAGCAGCTGGAGGAGATGCGGCGCTG GCGCCAGGAGCTGTGCAGGAGGCGACTGGAGGAGGGGCCTCAGGCCCCCGATGAGCAGCCTGGACCCTCTTCGCCCGACCAGCACTCTCCTTCCCTCGCCAGCAGGCCGGGGGCACCGCCCGGCTCACCTCTG TCCGCACGGCGGCCGGAGTCCAGCGATGACCGGCACGTCCTGTGGAAGCACGCGGCCATCTACCCCACGGAGGAAGAGCTCCTGGCCGTGCAGAAGGCCGTCTCCCACTCGGAGCGCGCCCTCAAGCTGGTGTCCGACGTGCTGGCCGAGGAGAACTCTGGAAGCCCAGTGCACGCGGGCGGTGAGCACAG TGGTGGCTCCCCCTCTGCGCGGGTCCTGAAGGGCGTGATGCGGGTTGGCCTTCTGGCAAAGGGCCTTCTGCTGCGGGGGGACAGGAAGGTGCGGCTGACCCTGCTGTGCTCGCAGAAGCCCACGCGTGCCCTGCTGCAGAGAATCTCGGAGCACCTGCCCCAGCAGCTCCCG ATGGTGACAGAAGACAAGTACGAGGTCTCCTCTGACTCCGAAGACAACATCATCATTTCCTCCTGTGAGGAGCCTGGAATGAGGGTCTCTGTGTCAGTCACCTCGCCCCTGATGCGGGAGGACCCTTCCATGGAACAAG AGGGAATGCAGGTGCCTCCGCCCGACCCAGGCGACGTCCTGAGCCGGGAGAAGAGCCTCCGGGCGCTGGCCGCCCTCCGCCACGCCAAGTGGTTCCAG GCTCGTGCCAGCGGCCTGCAGCCGTGCGTGATTGTGCTCAGGGTCCTCCGTGACCTCTGCCGGCGTGTGCCCGCCTGGGGGGCCCTTCCGCACTGG GCCATGGAGCTGCTGGCGGAGAAGGCTCTGAGCAGTGCGTCGGGGCCCCTCAGTCCTGGGGACGGCATGAGGCGTGTCCTGGAGTGTGTGGCCTCAGGGACACTCCTGGCAG ACGGGCCCGGGCTCCAGGATCCCTGCGAGAGAGACCAGAGGGACGCCCTTGGGGCCATGACACGGCAGCAGCGCGAGGACCTCACGGCCAGTGCCCAG CACGCCCTGCGCTTGCTGGCCTTCCGGCAGATCCACGCGGTCCTGGGCACGGAGCCTCTGCCGCCCCCCAGAAGCCGGCCGGGGCCGCGTTTCCGCAAGAGGCTGCGGGAGGCGAGTGCGGCCCCCGAGGGTGACGTCCAGAGGAAGCAGGGCCGGCCGGGCGAAGAGGGGCCCGCGTGA